From a single Sinomonas atrocyanea genomic region:
- the fdhD gene encoding formate dehydrogenase accessory sulfurtransferase FdhD, which produces MGRLSQRRKVHKYVLGSEYPVRHKEDVLAVEEPLEIRLTGPAGTMTYSVTMRTPGDDFDLVAGFLVSEGVIWEADQLVSERFCAGGDEEGRQTFNVVDAQLRPGVAVPELGRNVVTSSACGICGTDSIESVRRTSRHSPAQDAVSVLPELLAGLPERLREAQALFDKTGGVHAAGLFSVHDAGTRAELECLREDVGRHNAVDKVVGWALREGRLPLSGTVLQVSGRASFELVQKAAMAGIPVLAAVSAPSTLAVQLAEEAGVTLIGFSRGSGFNVYAGHERLSA; this is translated from the coding sequence GTGGGCCGGCTGAGCCAGCGCCGCAAGGTGCACAAGTACGTGCTGGGCAGCGAGTACCCGGTCCGGCACAAGGAGGACGTGCTCGCCGTCGAGGAGCCGCTCGAGATCCGGCTGACCGGTCCCGCGGGGACCATGACGTACAGCGTCACGATGCGCACCCCCGGCGACGACTTCGACCTCGTGGCGGGCTTCCTCGTCTCCGAGGGCGTGATCTGGGAGGCGGACCAGCTGGTCTCGGAGCGCTTCTGCGCCGGCGGGGACGAGGAGGGGCGCCAGACCTTCAACGTGGTCGACGCCCAGCTGCGCCCCGGCGTCGCCGTCCCCGAGCTCGGGCGGAATGTCGTGACCTCGAGTGCCTGCGGCATCTGCGGCACGGATTCCATCGAGTCGGTCCGCCGTACGTCGCGCCACAGCCCGGCCCAGGATGCCGTGAGCGTCCTCCCCGAGCTCCTGGCAGGGCTGCCCGAGCGCCTGCGCGAGGCCCAGGCCCTGTTCGACAAGACCGGCGGTGTCCACGCCGCGGGGCTCTTCTCCGTGCACGATGCAGGAACCCGCGCCGAGCTCGAGTGCCTCCGCGAGGACGTGGGGCGGCACAACGCCGTCGACAAAGTGGTCGGATGGGCGCTGCGCGAGGGCCGCCTGCCGCTCTCCGGCACGGTCCTGCAGGTGTCCGGGCGCGCCTCGTTCGAGCTCGTGCAGAAGGCCGCCATGGCCGGGATCCCGGTGCTCGCCGCCGTGAGCGCGCCGTCCACGCTCGCCGTCCAGCTCGCCGAGGAGGCCGGCGTGACGCTCATCGGCTTCAGCCGAGGCTCCGGCTTCAACGTCTACGCCGGACACGAGCGGCTCTCCGCCTAA
- a CDS encoding HNH endonuclease encodes MRTLVLNAGYEPLAVVTFRRALVLVLAGKASVVAEDGEPVVGPRDVLGRPSVILLHRYIRPRRTHVTAVSRRGVLRRDAHACAYCGKAAHTVDHVLPRSRGGGESWENLVACCLRCNNVKGDHTPAEMGWKLRFTPSEPVGVVWQIKELEKPVAQWGPFLAPESAA; translated from the coding sequence ATGCGCACACTCGTTCTCAATGCTGGATACGAACCGCTCGCGGTGGTCACCTTCCGCCGCGCGCTCGTCCTGGTGCTCGCCGGAAAGGCGAGCGTCGTGGCGGAAGACGGCGAGCCAGTCGTCGGACCGCGCGACGTGCTCGGGCGCCCGTCGGTGATCCTGCTCCATCGGTACATCAGGCCACGGCGGACCCATGTGACCGCCGTGAGCAGGCGAGGCGTGCTCCGCCGGGACGCCCACGCGTGCGCGTACTGCGGCAAGGCCGCCCACACGGTGGACCACGTGCTTCCCCGCTCCCGCGGCGGGGGCGAGTCCTGGGAGAACCTCGTGGCCTGCTGCCTGCGGTGCAACAACGTCAAGGGCGACCACACCCCCGCGGAGATGGGCTGGAAGCTGCGCTTCACGCCGTCCGAGCCCGTCGGCGTCGTGTGGCAGATCAAGGAGCTGGAGAAGCCGGTGGCCCAGTGGGGCCCGTTCCTCGCCCCGGAGTCGGCAGCCTGA
- a CDS encoding NlpC/P60 family protein, with product MTTRAGIARHRADNTSSLAVIAKAVTENAGGVGRQAAVIAAAGGLVLTGGVAANAEAPSQREASAPAALDVANAVQAPISAEANANVSFERPAVQSVAAPVVQAPAPAPAAPVAQASSETQVAPAQVQAAASTTVSTPAAKPAASSGMGAAIAAAAYAQLGVAQDCTMLVTNSLAAVGIHYHGWPAGYLSLGRTVSAAEAQPGDLAYYADGGMGMAHIAVYVGNGMAVHGGWNGGTTALFSVNVGSGPVFIRVGG from the coding sequence ATGACCACTCGTGCAGGCATTGCCCGTCACCGCGCGGACAACACCTCCTCGCTGGCCGTCATTGCGAAGGCCGTCACCGAGAACGCAGGCGGCGTCGGCCGCCAGGCCGCGGTCATCGCCGCGGCCGGCGGTCTCGTCCTCACCGGCGGCGTCGCTGCCAACGCCGAGGCGCCCTCGCAGCGCGAGGCCTCCGCCCCGGCCGCACTCGACGTCGCGAACGCCGTCCAGGCCCCCATCTCCGCCGAGGCCAACGCCAACGTGAGCTTCGAGCGCCCGGCCGTCCAGTCCGTCGCTGCCCCGGTCGTCCAGGCCCCCGCTCCCGCGCCGGCCGCCCCCGTCGCCCAGGCAAGCTCCGAGACGCAGGTCGCCCCGGCCCAGGTCCAGGCCGCCGCCTCCACCACGGTCAGCACCCCGGCTGCGAAGCCCGCCGCCTCCTCGGGCATGGGTGCCGCGATCGCCGCCGCCGCGTACGCGCAGCTCGGCGTGGCGCAGGACTGCACGATGCTCGTGACCAACTCGCTGGCTGCCGTGGGCATCCACTACCACGGCTGGCCGGCCGGCTACCTCTCCCTCGGCCGCACCGTGAGCGCCGCCGAGGCGCAGCCGGGCGACCTCGCCTACTACGCCGACGGCGGCATGGGCATGGCCCACATCGCCGTCTACGTCGGCAACGGCATGGCGGTCCACGGCGGCTGGAACGGCGGCACCACCGCGCTGTTCAGCGTCAACGTCGGCTCCGGCCCGGTGTTCATCCGCGTCGGCGGCTGA
- a CDS encoding NUDIX hydrolase → MESRIVVSAVCVFAHDGRLLTVRKRGTDRFMHPGGKPEAGESAADAASRELEEEVGIVVGPGALEPVGTWIARAANEAGMDIEATVFAAPGTYDPGAVHAAAEIAELRWIDPAAEPGPDLAPLLTDHVLPLLARRP, encoded by the coding sequence GTGGAATCCCGGATCGTCGTCTCGGCCGTCTGCGTCTTCGCGCACGACGGGCGTCTCCTCACCGTCCGCAAGCGCGGCACCGATCGCTTCATGCATCCGGGTGGGAAGCCTGAGGCGGGCGAATCCGCCGCCGACGCCGCGAGCCGCGAGCTCGAGGAGGAGGTGGGGATCGTCGTCGGCCCCGGAGCCCTCGAGCCCGTGGGCACCTGGATCGCGCGCGCGGCGAACGAGGCCGGCATGGACATCGAGGCCACCGTGTTCGCGGCCCCCGGGACCTACGATCCGGGCGCCGTGCACGCCGCGGCCGAGATCGCCGAGCTGCGCTGGATCGATCCGGCGGCGGAACCCGGGCCGGACCTCGCCCCGCTCCTGACCGACCACGTGCTGCCGCTCCTTGCGCGGCGCCCCTGA
- a CDS encoding molybdopterin molybdotransferase MoeA gives MTPGPDAAGPQHALHLTWSEARAVASAAASPLPPVEVPLARALGRTLAGPLTALRDMPHYTSSAMDGWAVCGTGPWIMAEPGEPLTAHQAVPIVTGGALPPGARAVLRREYGEVAPDGEGLPHLRLSAGAPPGAPGGGADLRPAGEEAREGETLLKDGTELGPAQLALAALAGHDTLRVAGRPLVKLVRTGGEVVESGLPGPGLVRDVFSYLIPPLLEAYGGILVAHEKIGDDAAEWGAALADRPERGPGVPDGGAAGSDGGAAGEPGPADVVVTTGGTGKGGSDHLRDIVAAMGGRLLVDGVAMRPGHPTVLAELPDGRFFLGLPGNPLAAVVGLATVGEPLLAALSGRTPVEPIELPSGEAFEPELRRTRVIPFRRMYGMASPMAGIGSGMLRGLARADGFMVVPPHGLELAAPVPCLPLPWGRPLGGHAPSSASLAQKARPKRRPAASKDPVDWSALDA, from the coding sequence ATGACCCCCGGCCCGGACGCGGCCGGCCCCCAGCACGCACTTCACCTCACGTGGTCCGAGGCCCGTGCCGTCGCCAGCGCGGCGGCCAGCCCGCTTCCGCCCGTAGAGGTCCCGCTCGCCCGGGCCCTGGGCCGCACCCTCGCAGGGCCCCTCACGGCGCTGCGGGACATGCCGCACTACACCTCCTCCGCGATGGACGGATGGGCCGTGTGCGGCACCGGCCCCTGGATCATGGCCGAGCCCGGCGAGCCGCTCACCGCCCACCAGGCCGTTCCCATCGTCACCGGCGGAGCCCTGCCGCCGGGGGCTCGCGCGGTGCTGCGGCGCGAGTACGGGGAAGTGGCCCCCGACGGGGAGGGCCTGCCCCACCTGCGCCTCTCCGCCGGCGCGCCCCCCGGGGCCCCCGGCGGCGGCGCGGACCTCCGCCCGGCCGGTGAGGAGGCCCGCGAGGGGGAGACCCTCCTGAAGGACGGGACAGAGCTCGGGCCGGCCCAGCTGGCCCTCGCAGCCCTGGCCGGCCATGACACCCTCCGCGTCGCAGGCCGGCCGCTCGTCAAGCTCGTGCGCACCGGCGGCGAGGTCGTCGAGAGCGGACTGCCCGGTCCGGGCCTCGTCCGCGACGTCTTCAGCTACCTCATCCCGCCGCTCCTCGAGGCCTACGGAGGCATCCTCGTAGCCCACGAGAAGATCGGCGACGACGCCGCCGAATGGGGCGCCGCCCTTGCCGACCGGCCCGAGCGGGGGCCGGGTGTGCCCGACGGCGGCGCGGCGGGGTCCGACGGCGGCGCGGCGGGGGAGCCCGGTCCCGCGGACGTCGTGGTCACCACGGGCGGGACCGGAAAGGGCGGATCCGACCACCTGCGGGACATCGTGGCGGCGATGGGCGGCCGCCTCCTCGTCGACGGTGTGGCGATGCGCCCCGGGCACCCCACCGTGCTCGCCGAACTGCCCGACGGGCGCTTCTTCCTCGGGCTGCCGGGAAACCCCCTGGCCGCGGTCGTGGGCCTCGCGACCGTGGGGGAGCCGCTGCTCGCGGCGCTGTCGGGCCGGACACCGGTGGAGCCCATCGAGCTTCCCTCGGGCGAGGCCTTCGAGCCGGAGCTCAGGCGCACCCGGGTGATCCCCTTCAGGCGCATGTACGGCATGGCCTCGCCCATGGCCGGGATCGGGTCGGGCATGCTGCGCGGGCTCGCCCGTGCCGACGGCTTCATGGTCGTCCCGCCCCACGGTCTCGAGCTCGCGGCCCCCGTGCCGTGCCTGCCGCTGCCGTGGGGTCGCCCCCTCGGCGGCCACGCGCCGTCGTCCGCATCCCTCGCGCAGAAGGCGAGGCCGAAGCGGCGCCCCGCGGCGTCCAAGGACCCGGTGGACTGGAGCGCGCTGGACGCCTGA
- a CDS encoding nucleotidyltransferase family protein, whose protein sequence is MGPVPRPGVGSLTPPQPGPAYDAVVLAGGRASRLGGFPKPQLAYRGATLLEHALAAVAAARSVAVVGPAPGEPGGPRPGSGASGAGEPGRVLFTREEPLYTGPVAALSAGLEALPLGHGGRPGWIAVVAADLPRPADAVAALLEAASAEPDCDGILGEDADGRTQPLLSLLRRDPLVRALDALSRDGGLANRPMKHVIARLGLLPLRLPPGSSADVDTWDAARRWGIEGPDVPGRAPRQEDAHE, encoded by the coding sequence GTGGGGCCCGTTCCTCGCCCCGGAGTCGGCAGCCTGACGCCGCCGCAGCCGGGGCCCGCCTACGACGCGGTCGTCCTCGCGGGCGGCCGCGCTTCCCGACTGGGCGGCTTCCCGAAGCCCCAGCTGGCCTACCGCGGTGCGACCCTCCTCGAGCACGCCCTCGCCGCCGTCGCAGCGGCCCGCTCCGTCGCCGTCGTGGGACCGGCGCCCGGGGAGCCGGGCGGACCGCGCCCGGGCTCGGGCGCTTCCGGCGCCGGAGAACCCGGCCGCGTGCTGTTCACACGGGAAGAACCGCTGTACACAGGGCCGGTCGCGGCGCTCTCCGCGGGCCTCGAAGCCCTCCCTCTCGGGCACGGCGGCCGACCGGGCTGGATCGCGGTGGTCGCAGCGGACCTCCCGCGCCCCGCGGACGCCGTCGCCGCGCTGCTCGAGGCGGCCTCCGCCGAGCCCGACTGCGACGGGATTCTGGGCGAGGACGCCGACGGGCGCACCCAGCCCCTCCTCTCGCTGCTCCGCCGGGACCCGCTGGTGCGCGCCCTCGACGCGCTGTCCCGCGACGGCGGCCTCGCCAACCGTCCGATGAAGCACGTCATTGCTAGGCTGGGCCTGCTGCCCCTGCGGCTGCCGCCGGGTTCCTCGGCCGACGTCGACACCTGGGACGCCGCGCGGCGCTGGGGCATCGAGGGCCCGGACGTGCCGGGCCGAGCGCCACGGCAGGAGGATGCCCATGAGTGA
- a CDS encoding DUF6457 domain-containing protein has product MSDPEKDALLRAWCAELTQELGLGDLDVDIDAVLGLAGVAAHSVVRPAAPLTTFLAAYAAGLAAGSGRAEPAEAMRRAVAEALEAVKSRRSAGTEE; this is encoded by the coding sequence ATGAGTGACCCAGAGAAGGACGCGCTGCTGCGCGCGTGGTGCGCGGAGCTCACGCAGGAGCTCGGGCTCGGAGACCTCGACGTCGACATCGACGCGGTCCTGGGGCTCGCCGGCGTCGCCGCCCACTCAGTGGTGCGCCCCGCCGCCCCCCTCACGACCTTCCTCGCGGCCTACGCAGCCGGCCTCGCGGCCGGGAGCGGGCGGGCCGAGCCCGCCGAAGCCATGCGGCGAGCAGTGGCCGAGGCCCTCGAAGCCGTGAAGTCCCGCAGGTCGGCCGGGACCGAGGAATGA
- a CDS encoding ABC transporter ATP-binding protein, producing MSMQTAAWSSLHQISRATEGRNPFSKETLRRVLTFAAPHRGRLVAFVLTSIVAAVTAVATPVLAGQVVDAIVGHSSVSTVVWLAVLIAAVALADAGFGLLTRWLSATIGEGVILDLRRAVFDHVQTMPIAFFTRTRTGALVSRLNNDVIGAQAAFAGTLSGVVSNAVALILTVAVMAQKSWLVTVLALILLPIFLIPARRMGARVADLRREAAAHNATMSTQMTERFSAPGATLIKLFGRPDEESREFALRARRVRDIGIRSSMLSFTFITALTLVSSLALALVYGVGGWLAIAGQLAPGDVVVLALLLTRLYAPITNLSSARVEIMSALVSFERVFEVLDLTPLIQEKADARPLPAGPVAVEFDDVRFGYPSADKVSLASLEEVAVLDTRGGEEVLHGISFRVDPGQTLALVGSSGAGKSTVAQLLSRLYDVESGSVRIGGIDVRDTSFASMRGTVGMVTQDGHLFHESIAANLRLARPEATEEELWDVLRRSRLEDMVRSLPDGLETIVGERGYRLSGGERQRLTIARLLLAAPRVVILDEATAALDSTNEAAVQAALGEALEGRTAVVIAHRLSTIRAADQILVVEDGQIVERGTHGELLAAGGRYAELYTTQFAEAAATADDYAQ from the coding sequence ATGAGCATGCAGACCGCGGCGTGGAGTTCGCTGCATCAGATCTCCCGCGCCACCGAGGGCAGGAACCCGTTCAGCAAGGAGACCCTGCGGCGGGTGCTCACGTTCGCTGCGCCCCACCGTGGCCGCCTCGTCGCCTTCGTGCTGACCTCCATCGTCGCGGCGGTGACCGCCGTCGCCACCCCCGTGCTCGCTGGCCAGGTCGTGGACGCGATCGTGGGCCACTCCTCGGTCTCCACCGTGGTCTGGCTCGCGGTGCTCATCGCCGCCGTGGCCCTGGCCGACGCGGGGTTCGGGCTCCTGACGCGCTGGCTCTCGGCGACGATCGGCGAGGGCGTCATCCTGGACCTGCGCCGTGCCGTGTTCGACCACGTCCAGACCATGCCGATCGCCTTCTTCACCCGCACCCGCACGGGCGCCCTCGTGAGCCGCCTGAACAACGACGTCATCGGCGCCCAGGCCGCGTTCGCCGGCACCCTCTCGGGCGTGGTGAGCAACGCCGTCGCCCTGATCCTCACGGTGGCCGTCATGGCGCAGAAGTCCTGGCTCGTGACCGTCCTGGCGCTCATCCTCCTGCCGATCTTCCTCATCCCTGCCCGGCGCATGGGGGCGCGCGTCGCGGACCTGCGCCGCGAGGCAGCCGCGCACAACGCCACCATGAGCACCCAGATGACCGAGCGCTTCTCGGCGCCCGGCGCGACCCTCATCAAGCTCTTCGGGCGCCCCGACGAGGAGTCCCGCGAGTTCGCGCTGCGCGCGCGGCGTGTGCGGGACATCGGGATCCGCTCCTCGATGCTCTCCTTCACGTTCATCACCGCGCTCACCCTCGTCTCCTCGCTCGCCCTCGCGCTCGTCTACGGGGTGGGCGGCTGGCTCGCGATCGCCGGGCAGCTCGCGCCGGGCGACGTCGTCGTGCTCGCCCTGCTCCTGACGCGCCTCTACGCGCCGATCACCAACCTCTCCAGCGCCCGGGTGGAGATCATGAGTGCGCTCGTGAGCTTCGAGCGCGTCTTCGAGGTCCTCGACCTGACCCCGCTCATCCAGGAGAAGGCGGACGCACGGCCCCTCCCGGCGGGCCCCGTCGCGGTCGAGTTCGACGACGTCCGCTTCGGCTACCCGAGCGCCGACAAGGTCTCGCTCGCCTCGCTCGAGGAGGTCGCCGTGCTCGACACCCGCGGAGGGGAAGAGGTGCTCCACGGCATCTCCTTCCGGGTCGACCCGGGCCAGACGCTTGCACTCGTGGGATCGTCCGGCGCCGGCAAGTCCACGGTGGCGCAGCTGCTCTCGCGCCTCTACGACGTGGAGTCGGGGTCGGTGCGGATCGGCGGCATCGACGTGCGGGACACGAGCTTCGCCTCCATGCGGGGCACCGTGGGCATGGTCACCCAGGACGGCCACCTGTTCCACGAGAGCATCGCCGCCAACCTCCGCCTCGCCCGGCCCGAGGCCACCGAGGAGGAGCTCTGGGACGTGCTGCGGCGCTCGCGGCTCGAGGACATGGTGCGCTCGCTCCCGGACGGGCTCGAGACCATCGTGGGCGAGCGGGGGTACCGGCTCTCCGGCGGCGAGCGGCAGCGGCTCACGATCGCGCGCCTGCTCCTCGCCGCCCCGCGGGTGGTGATCCTCGACGAGGCCACCGCCGCGCTCGACTCGACCAACGAGGCGGCCGTCCAGGCGGCCCTGGGGGAGGCGCTCGAGGGGCGCACCGCCGTCGTGATCGCACACCGCCTCTCCACGATCCGCGCCGCGGACCAGATCCTCGTGGTGGAGGACGGCCAGATCGTGGAGCGCGGCACCCACGGGGAGCTGCTCGCCGCGGGTGGACGGTACGCCGAGCTGTACACCACCCAGTTCGCCGAGGCCGCGGCCACGGCGGACGACTACGCGCAGTAG
- a CDS encoding alpha-mannosidase, translated as MHDDRLITEARIHRFLRERLAPAVYRRTLPLTAERWDAPGEPVGLEHVLAQRFTPTGPGDRWGPAWSTTWLHLTGRVPEGWGGEGADLEVLVDLGYTDELPGFQCEGLAWLPGGEIVKALNPRNQYVPLAALGGGSAIDFYVEAAANPDVAQGWTFQPTGLGERATAGPEPLYRLGPLLLAERDVAVWELVQDVQALWGLMHELPDDRPRRHLILRALERMADSVDPYDVGGTAAAGRAALAGVLASPAESSAHRIVATGHAHIDSAWLWPVRETQRKCARTFANVVALMDQDPELTFACSSAQQLAWIRDGYPQLFERIKEKVADGRFVPVGGMWVESDTNMPGGEAMARQFVEGKRFFLEEFGVDCQEAWLPDSFGYSAALPQIVRAAGSRWFLTQKISWNQVNRFPHHTFLWEGIDGSRVFTHFPPADTYSSELRAAELAHAERTFREHGRAGVSLVPFGFGDGGGGPTREMMASARRYRDLEGSPRVDVGTPAGFFAEAEAEYAHPPVWTGEMYLEKHRGTYTAQARTKAGNRRSEHLLREAELWCATAAVRAGAEYPAEELRRIWRLVLLQQFHDILPGTAIAWVHRDAERNYAAIERDLETLIADAAAALVGPGENEILLNAAPHARAGVPALGGGVGRPGRPAEPAGSAVRPTPAGGWALDNGTVRAEVDARGLLVSLVDAASGRDAIAPGAAGNLLELHRDTPNEWDAWDVDEFYRHTVERLDEAVSVAPAEAGAGEAALEVRRAFGSSMVRQRLVLAPGASGLRIETEVDWHERQKLLKLGFGLDLRADRSAAETQFGHVFRPVPVNTSWDAARFEVCAHRWVHVAEPGYGVAIANCTAYGHDITRAVREDGGTTTTVRLSLLRSPLFPDPGADAGMHRFTVTVTPNAGIAEAVRSGYEANLPLRAVRGQREIVPLVAVDHPGAVVEAVKLAEDGTGDVIVRLYEAYGTRTSATVRAGFECTGIESVDLLERPMGGNHLPGVRGGAVTLTLRPFQLLTLRLRRA; from the coding sequence GTGCATGACGATCGGCTGATCACCGAGGCCCGGATCCACCGTTTCCTCCGCGAGCGGCTCGCCCCTGCCGTCTATCGCCGCACACTGCCGCTCACCGCGGAACGATGGGACGCTCCCGGAGAACCCGTGGGCCTCGAGCACGTGCTCGCGCAGCGCTTCACCCCGACGGGCCCGGGGGACCGCTGGGGTCCCGCATGGTCCACGACCTGGCTGCACCTCACCGGCCGCGTGCCCGAGGGCTGGGGCGGAGAGGGCGCGGACCTCGAGGTGCTGGTGGACCTCGGCTACACCGACGAGCTGCCGGGATTCCAGTGCGAGGGCCTGGCCTGGCTGCCGGGCGGCGAGATCGTCAAGGCGCTCAATCCACGGAACCAGTACGTGCCGCTGGCCGCGCTGGGAGGGGGCTCCGCGATCGACTTCTACGTCGAGGCCGCCGCCAACCCGGACGTCGCCCAGGGCTGGACGTTCCAGCCGACCGGGCTCGGGGAGCGCGCCACGGCGGGCCCGGAACCGCTCTACCGCCTCGGCCCGCTCCTGCTCGCCGAGCGGGACGTCGCCGTCTGGGAGCTCGTGCAGGACGTGCAGGCGCTGTGGGGGCTCATGCACGAGCTGCCGGACGACAGGCCGCGGCGCCATCTCATCCTCCGCGCCCTCGAGCGCATGGCGGACTCCGTGGACCCGTACGACGTCGGCGGCACGGCTGCCGCTGGCCGCGCGGCACTCGCCGGGGTGCTGGCCTCCCCGGCCGAGTCGAGCGCCCACCGGATCGTCGCCACGGGGCACGCGCACATCGACTCGGCCTGGCTGTGGCCCGTCCGCGAGACGCAGCGCAAGTGCGCCCGCACGTTCGCCAACGTGGTCGCGCTCATGGACCAGGATCCCGAACTGACGTTCGCATGCTCGTCCGCCCAGCAGCTCGCGTGGATCCGCGACGGATACCCGCAGCTGTTCGAGCGGATCAAGGAGAAGGTCGCGGACGGGCGCTTCGTGCCGGTGGGCGGCATGTGGGTCGAGTCGGACACCAACATGCCCGGCGGCGAGGCCATGGCCCGGCAGTTCGTGGAGGGCAAGAGGTTCTTCCTCGAGGAGTTCGGGGTCGACTGCCAGGAGGCGTGGCTGCCCGACTCGTTCGGGTACTCGGCGGCGCTTCCGCAGATTGTCCGGGCCGCCGGGAGCCGATGGTTCCTGACCCAGAAGATCTCCTGGAACCAGGTCAACCGGTTCCCGCACCACACGTTCCTGTGGGAGGGGATCGACGGCTCGCGCGTGTTCACGCACTTCCCGCCGGCGGACACCTACTCCTCCGAGCTGCGCGCCGCCGAGCTCGCCCACGCCGAGCGGACCTTCCGAGAGCACGGCCGGGCGGGCGTGTCCCTCGTGCCCTTCGGCTTCGGCGACGGCGGCGGCGGCCCTACGCGCGAGATGATGGCCTCTGCCCGGCGGTACCGCGACCTCGAGGGCTCCCCGCGCGTGGACGTCGGCACGCCCGCCGGCTTCTTCGCCGAGGCCGAGGCCGAGTACGCGCACCCGCCGGTGTGGACGGGGGAGATGTACCTCGAGAAGCACCGCGGCACCTACACGGCCCAGGCGCGCACCAAGGCGGGCAACCGGCGCAGCGAGCACCTGCTGCGCGAAGCGGAACTCTGGTGCGCCACCGCCGCGGTCCGCGCGGGCGCGGAGTACCCGGCCGAGGAGCTGCGCCGTATCTGGCGCCTGGTGCTGCTGCAGCAGTTCCACGACATCCTCCCCGGCACCGCCATCGCCTGGGTCCACCGCGACGCCGAGCGGAACTACGCCGCGATCGAGCGGGACCTCGAGACGCTCATCGCCGACGCCGCCGCCGCCCTGGTCGGCCCGGGCGAGAACGAGATCCTCCTCAACGCCGCGCCCCACGCCCGGGCGGGCGTGCCCGCGCTCGGGGGCGGCGTCGGCCGCCCGGGGCGCCCCGCCGAGCCGGCGGGCAGCGCGGTGCGCCCGACGCCGGCCGGCGGCTGGGCGCTCGACAACGGCACGGTCCGCGCGGAGGTGGACGCGCGCGGCCTCCTCGTCTCCCTCGTGGATGCCGCGAGCGGCCGGGACGCGATCGCGCCCGGGGCCGCGGGCAACCTGCTCGAGCTCCATCGGGACACGCCCAACGAATGGGACGCGTGGGATGTCGACGAGTTCTACCGGCACACCGTCGAGCGCCTCGACGAGGCGGTCTCGGTGGCCCCAGCGGAGGCCGGCGCGGGCGAGGCAGCGCTGGAGGTCCGCCGGGCGTTCGGTTCCTCGATGGTGCGCCAGCGGCTGGTGCTCGCTCCGGGAGCGTCGGGCCTGCGGATCGAGACGGAGGTGGACTGGCACGAGCGCCAGAAGCTGCTCAAGCTCGGGTTCGGCCTCGACCTGCGCGCGGACCGCAGCGCAGCCGAGACCCAGTTCGGGCACGTCTTCCGTCCCGTTCCGGTCAACACGTCCTGGGACGCGGCCCGCTTCGAGGTGTGCGCCCACCGCTGGGTCCACGTGGCCGAGCCGGGCTACGGCGTGGCGATCGCGAACTGCACCGCCTACGGCCACGACATCACGCGCGCGGTCCGCGAGGACGGGGGCACGACGACGACCGTCCGGCTCTCGCTGCTGAGGTCCCCGCTCTTCCCGGATCCCGGAGCGGACGCGGGGATGCACCGCTTCACCGTCACGGTGACGCCGAACGCCGGGATTGCCGAGGCCGTGCGGTCGGGCTACGAGGCCAACCTGCCGCTGCGCGCCGTGCGCGGACAGCGCGAGATCGTGCCGCTGGTGGCAGTCGACCATCCTGGGGCGGTGGTCGAGGCCGTCAAGCTCGCCGAGGACGGCACCGGCGATGTGATCGTCCGGCTCTACGAGGCCTACGGGACGCGGACCTCCGCGACGGTGCGTGCGGGCTTCGAGTGCACGGGCATCGAGTCCGTCGACCTGCTCGAGCGGCCGATGGGCGGCAACCACCTGCCCGGGGTCCGCGGCGGCGCTGTGACCCTCACGCTGCGCCCCTTCCAGCTGCTCACCCTGCGGCTGCGGCGCGCGTGA